Proteins from a single region of Sesamum indicum cultivar Zhongzhi No. 13 linkage group LG5, S_indicum_v1.0, whole genome shotgun sequence:
- the LOC105161507 gene encoding kelch-like protein 1 isoform X1, giving the protein MASNVKWARNLQKSQLGGIIFGCTKDTMRECLANQLFGLPAQHFLYVKNIEPGLPLFLFNYSERNLHGIYEAASSGKMSIDSYAWTADGSDRTKYPAQVQIRVRLQCQALPEYQFKPIIIDNYYSQSHFWFELDHAQASRLMSKFSSLGVAPRPFIPQNPPKWNVKMQRFPSNDKREESGAAVPPPLTDDFANSNDSIGTSVTSEDSVCLDQNNQLMEPSLRNQMVEFDEKGLIYMKLKELSLSCESRDTNMIGHLLGDASTSEVDLEHETHDADMVNSGKRSDRSSLDSLDYPAIIAQLVREMEELKTFKQEQTEKMEILEKKLAEAEQEIHRLENRCVILESISNTSVRLSGDNTPIESPDGFYSNLNESILIVGGYDGISWSPALHSFLPSHDVLRSLKPMSSARSYASVASFNGDLYVFGGGTGSTWYDTVESYNALNDEWSWRPSLNKEKGSLAGAALNGKIFAVGGGNGVECFSDVEMFDPCVGRWISARSMLEKRFALAAVELNGALYVVGGYDGNDYLKSAERFDPREHSWSRIESMDAKRGCHSLVAMNEKLYALGGFDGITMVPSVEIYDPRRGTWMTGEPMNQGRGYSAAAVLKDSIYVVGGVKTDEDIVDMIECYKEGQGWEATKLRAVGKRCFASAIVLQVD; this is encoded by the exons ATGGCATCTAATGTGAAATGGGCaagaaatttgcaaaaaagTCAACTTGGAGGCATCATATTTGGTTGCACGAAAGACACTATGAGAGAATGCCTTGCCAATCAACTCTTTG GTCTGCCAGCACAACACTTTTTATATGTGAAGAACATTGAGCCAGGTTTGCCGCTATTTTTGTTCAACTACAGTGAAAGAAATCTTCATGGCATTTATGAAGCTGCTAGCTCAGGGAAAATGAGTATTGATTCATATGCTTGGACAGCAGATGGTTCAGACAGAACGAAGTATCCAGCTCAG GTCCAAATACGTGTCCGCCTGCAATGCCAAGCTCTTCCTGAGTATCAGTTTAAGCCAATAATTATTGACAACTATTACAGTCAAAGCCATTTCTGGTTTGAGTTAGACCATGCTCAAGCAAGCAGGTTGATGTCCAAATTCTCCTCTTTAGGAGTTGCTCCAAGGCCCTTCATACCACAAAATCCGCCAAAGTGGAATGTGAAGATGCAGAGGTTTCCCTCAAATGACAAGAGAGAGGAAAGTGGAGCGGCCGTGCCACCACCTTTGACAGATGATTTTGCTAACTCCAACGATTCTATTGGAACATCAGTCACTTCAGAAGATTCCGTCTGTTTGGACCAAAACAACCAATTGATGGAGCCATCGTTACGCAACCAAATGgtagaatttgatgaaaaggGTCTTATCTACATGAAGTTGAAAGAATTGTCACTCAGTTGTGAGTCTCGAGATACAAATATGATTGGACATCTGTTAGGAGATGCATCCACAAGTGAAGTAGACTTGGAGCATGAAACTCATGATGCTGATATGGTGAATTCGGGAAAGAGGAGCGATAGGAGTTCTCTTGATTCACTTGATTATCCTGCTATTATAGCACAG TTGGTCAGGGAAATGGAAGAGCTAAAGACTTTCAAGCAAGAGCAAACTGAAAAGATGgaaattttggaaaagaagCTG GCTGAAGCAGAACAAGAAATCCATCGACTGGAAAATAGATGTGTGATATTGGAGTCTATATCTAATACTTCAGTTAGGCTTTCTGGTGACAATACGCCGATTGAATCTCCTGATGGATTTTATTCGAATCTTAACGAGTCTATATTAATAGTGGGTGGATATGATGGCATATCATGGTCACCAGCATTGCATTCCTTCTTACCTTCCCATGATGTCTTGAGATCTCTTAAGCCAATGTCTTCTGCTCGATCATATGCTTCAGTTGCGAGCTTTAATGGAGATCTTTATGTATTTGGTGGTGGAACTGGTTCTACATGGTATGATACAG TTGAGTCCTATAATGCTCTAAACGATGAATGGAGCTGGCGTCCTTCCCTGAACAAAGAAAAGGGCAGCTTAGCTGGTGCTGCTTtaaatggtaaaatttttgCAGTTGGTGGCGGAAATGGGGTTGAATGCTTCTCAGATGTAGAAATGTTTGATCCATGTGTTGGACGATGGATTTCTGCACGCTCAATGCTAGAAAAG CGATTCGCCCTTGCTGCTGTCGAGCTCAATGGTGCACTGTATGTTGTTGGTGGATATGATGGAAATGACTATTTGAA GTCTGCTGAAAGGTTCGACCCCAGAGAACATTCCTGGAGCAGAATTGAGAGTATGGATGCAAAGAGGGGCTGCCACTCATTGGTAGCAATGAATGAGAAGTT ATATGCCCTTGGTGGTTTTGATGGGATAACAATGGTACCCAGTGTTGAGATATATGATCCTCGCCGCGGAACATGGATGACTGGGGAGCCTATGAATCAAGGCAGGGGATATTCAGCTGCTGCCGTTCTCAAGGACTCAATTTATGTTGTTGGAGGAGTAAAAACTGATGAGGACATAGTGGACATG ATTGAGTGTTACAAGGAGGGTCAAGGTTGGGAAGCAACAAAATTGAGGGCAGTAGGAAAGAGGTGCTTTGCCTCAGCTATTGTATTACAAGTGGATTGA
- the LOC105161507 gene encoding kelch-like protein 1 isoform X2 has product MASNVKWARNLQKSQLGGIIFGCTKDTMRECLANQLFGLPAQHFLYVKNIEPGLPLFLFNYSERNLHGIYEAASSGKMSIDSYAWTADGSDRTKYPAQVQIRVRLQCQALPEYQFKPIIIDNYYSQSHFWFELDHAQASRLMSKFSSLGVAPRPFIPQNPPKWNVKMQRFPSNDKREESGAAVPPPLTDDFANSNDSIGTSVTSEDSVCLDQNNQLMEPSLRNQMVEFDEKGLIYMKLKELSLSCESRDTNMIGHLLGDASTSEVDLEHETHDADMVNSGKRSDRSSLDSLDYPAIIAQLVREMEELKTFKQEQTEKMEILEKKLAEAEQEIHRLENRCVILESISNTSVRLSGDNTPIESPDGFYSNLNESILIVGGYDGISWSPALHSFLPSHDVLRSLKPMSSARSYASVASFNGDLYVFGGGTGSTWYDTVGGGNGVECFSDVEMFDPCVGRWISARSMLEKRFALAAVELNGALYVVGGYDGNDYLKSAERFDPREHSWSRIESMDAKRGCHSLVAMNEKLYALGGFDGITMVPSVEIYDPRRGTWMTGEPMNQGRGYSAAAVLKDSIYVVGGVKTDEDIVDMIECYKEGQGWEATKLRAVGKRCFASAIVLQVD; this is encoded by the exons ATGGCATCTAATGTGAAATGGGCaagaaatttgcaaaaaagTCAACTTGGAGGCATCATATTTGGTTGCACGAAAGACACTATGAGAGAATGCCTTGCCAATCAACTCTTTG GTCTGCCAGCACAACACTTTTTATATGTGAAGAACATTGAGCCAGGTTTGCCGCTATTTTTGTTCAACTACAGTGAAAGAAATCTTCATGGCATTTATGAAGCTGCTAGCTCAGGGAAAATGAGTATTGATTCATATGCTTGGACAGCAGATGGTTCAGACAGAACGAAGTATCCAGCTCAG GTCCAAATACGTGTCCGCCTGCAATGCCAAGCTCTTCCTGAGTATCAGTTTAAGCCAATAATTATTGACAACTATTACAGTCAAAGCCATTTCTGGTTTGAGTTAGACCATGCTCAAGCAAGCAGGTTGATGTCCAAATTCTCCTCTTTAGGAGTTGCTCCAAGGCCCTTCATACCACAAAATCCGCCAAAGTGGAATGTGAAGATGCAGAGGTTTCCCTCAAATGACAAGAGAGAGGAAAGTGGAGCGGCCGTGCCACCACCTTTGACAGATGATTTTGCTAACTCCAACGATTCTATTGGAACATCAGTCACTTCAGAAGATTCCGTCTGTTTGGACCAAAACAACCAATTGATGGAGCCATCGTTACGCAACCAAATGgtagaatttgatgaaaaggGTCTTATCTACATGAAGTTGAAAGAATTGTCACTCAGTTGTGAGTCTCGAGATACAAATATGATTGGACATCTGTTAGGAGATGCATCCACAAGTGAAGTAGACTTGGAGCATGAAACTCATGATGCTGATATGGTGAATTCGGGAAAGAGGAGCGATAGGAGTTCTCTTGATTCACTTGATTATCCTGCTATTATAGCACAG TTGGTCAGGGAAATGGAAGAGCTAAAGACTTTCAAGCAAGAGCAAACTGAAAAGATGgaaattttggaaaagaagCTG GCTGAAGCAGAACAAGAAATCCATCGACTGGAAAATAGATGTGTGATATTGGAGTCTATATCTAATACTTCAGTTAGGCTTTCTGGTGACAATACGCCGATTGAATCTCCTGATGGATTTTATTCGAATCTTAACGAGTCTATATTAATAGTGGGTGGATATGATGGCATATCATGGTCACCAGCATTGCATTCCTTCTTACCTTCCCATGATGTCTTGAGATCTCTTAAGCCAATGTCTTCTGCTCGATCATATGCTTCAGTTGCGAGCTTTAATGGAGATCTTTATGTATTTGGTGGTGGAACTGGTTCTACATGGTATGATACAG TTGGTGGCGGAAATGGGGTTGAATGCTTCTCAGATGTAGAAATGTTTGATCCATGTGTTGGACGATGGATTTCTGCACGCTCAATGCTAGAAAAG CGATTCGCCCTTGCTGCTGTCGAGCTCAATGGTGCACTGTATGTTGTTGGTGGATATGATGGAAATGACTATTTGAA GTCTGCTGAAAGGTTCGACCCCAGAGAACATTCCTGGAGCAGAATTGAGAGTATGGATGCAAAGAGGGGCTGCCACTCATTGGTAGCAATGAATGAGAAGTT ATATGCCCTTGGTGGTTTTGATGGGATAACAATGGTACCCAGTGTTGAGATATATGATCCTCGCCGCGGAACATGGATGACTGGGGAGCCTATGAATCAAGGCAGGGGATATTCAGCTGCTGCCGTTCTCAAGGACTCAATTTATGTTGTTGGAGGAGTAAAAACTGATGAGGACATAGTGGACATG ATTGAGTGTTACAAGGAGGGTCAAGGTTGGGAAGCAACAAAATTGAGGGCAGTAGGAAAGAGGTGCTTTGCCTCAGCTATTGTATTACAAGTGGATTGA
- the LOC105161507 gene encoding kelch-like protein 1 isoform X3 translates to MASNVKWARNLQKSQLGGIIFGCTKDTMRECLANQLFGLPAQHFLYVKNIEPDGSDRTKYPAQVQIRVRLQCQALPEYQFKPIIIDNYYSQSHFWFELDHAQASRLMSKFSSLGVAPRPFIPQNPPKWNVKMQRFPSNDKREESGAAVPPPLTDDFANSNDSIGTSVTSEDSVCLDQNNQLMEPSLRNQMVEFDEKGLIYMKLKELSLSCESRDTNMIGHLLGDASTSEVDLEHETHDADMVNSGKRSDRSSLDSLDYPAIIAQLVREMEELKTFKQEQTEKMEILEKKLAEAEQEIHRLENRCVILESISNTSVRLSGDNTPIESPDGFYSNLNESILIVGGYDGISWSPALHSFLPSHDVLRSLKPMSSARSYASVASFNGDLYVFGGGTGSTWYDTVESYNALNDEWSWRPSLNKEKGSLAGAALNGKIFAVGGGNGVECFSDVEMFDPCVGRWISARSMLEKRFALAAVELNGALYVVGGYDGNDYLKSAERFDPREHSWSRIESMDAKRGCHSLVAMNEKLYALGGFDGITMVPSVEIYDPRRGTWMTGEPMNQGRGYSAAAVLKDSIYVVGGVKTDEDIVDMIECYKEGQGWEATKLRAVGKRCFASAIVLQVD, encoded by the exons ATGGCATCTAATGTGAAATGGGCaagaaatttgcaaaaaagTCAACTTGGAGGCATCATATTTGGTTGCACGAAAGACACTATGAGAGAATGCCTTGCCAATCAACTCTTTG GTCTGCCAGCACAACACTTTTTATATGTGAAGAACATTGAGCCAG ATGGTTCAGACAGAACGAAGTATCCAGCTCAG GTCCAAATACGTGTCCGCCTGCAATGCCAAGCTCTTCCTGAGTATCAGTTTAAGCCAATAATTATTGACAACTATTACAGTCAAAGCCATTTCTGGTTTGAGTTAGACCATGCTCAAGCAAGCAGGTTGATGTCCAAATTCTCCTCTTTAGGAGTTGCTCCAAGGCCCTTCATACCACAAAATCCGCCAAAGTGGAATGTGAAGATGCAGAGGTTTCCCTCAAATGACAAGAGAGAGGAAAGTGGAGCGGCCGTGCCACCACCTTTGACAGATGATTTTGCTAACTCCAACGATTCTATTGGAACATCAGTCACTTCAGAAGATTCCGTCTGTTTGGACCAAAACAACCAATTGATGGAGCCATCGTTACGCAACCAAATGgtagaatttgatgaaaaggGTCTTATCTACATGAAGTTGAAAGAATTGTCACTCAGTTGTGAGTCTCGAGATACAAATATGATTGGACATCTGTTAGGAGATGCATCCACAAGTGAAGTAGACTTGGAGCATGAAACTCATGATGCTGATATGGTGAATTCGGGAAAGAGGAGCGATAGGAGTTCTCTTGATTCACTTGATTATCCTGCTATTATAGCACAG TTGGTCAGGGAAATGGAAGAGCTAAAGACTTTCAAGCAAGAGCAAACTGAAAAGATGgaaattttggaaaagaagCTG GCTGAAGCAGAACAAGAAATCCATCGACTGGAAAATAGATGTGTGATATTGGAGTCTATATCTAATACTTCAGTTAGGCTTTCTGGTGACAATACGCCGATTGAATCTCCTGATGGATTTTATTCGAATCTTAACGAGTCTATATTAATAGTGGGTGGATATGATGGCATATCATGGTCACCAGCATTGCATTCCTTCTTACCTTCCCATGATGTCTTGAGATCTCTTAAGCCAATGTCTTCTGCTCGATCATATGCTTCAGTTGCGAGCTTTAATGGAGATCTTTATGTATTTGGTGGTGGAACTGGTTCTACATGGTATGATACAG TTGAGTCCTATAATGCTCTAAACGATGAATGGAGCTGGCGTCCTTCCCTGAACAAAGAAAAGGGCAGCTTAGCTGGTGCTGCTTtaaatggtaaaatttttgCAGTTGGTGGCGGAAATGGGGTTGAATGCTTCTCAGATGTAGAAATGTTTGATCCATGTGTTGGACGATGGATTTCTGCACGCTCAATGCTAGAAAAG CGATTCGCCCTTGCTGCTGTCGAGCTCAATGGTGCACTGTATGTTGTTGGTGGATATGATGGAAATGACTATTTGAA GTCTGCTGAAAGGTTCGACCCCAGAGAACATTCCTGGAGCAGAATTGAGAGTATGGATGCAAAGAGGGGCTGCCACTCATTGGTAGCAATGAATGAGAAGTT ATATGCCCTTGGTGGTTTTGATGGGATAACAATGGTACCCAGTGTTGAGATATATGATCCTCGCCGCGGAACATGGATGACTGGGGAGCCTATGAATCAAGGCAGGGGATATTCAGCTGCTGCCGTTCTCAAGGACTCAATTTATGTTGTTGGAGGAGTAAAAACTGATGAGGACATAGTGGACATG ATTGAGTGTTACAAGGAGGGTCAAGGTTGGGAAGCAACAAAATTGAGGGCAGTAGGAAAGAGGTGCTTTGCCTCAGCTATTGTATTACAAGTGGATTGA
- the LOC105161508 gene encoding macrophage migration inhibitory factor homolog, with amino-acid sequence MMPCLNLSTNGSVPMAFGGTEQPAAYGELVSIGGLSPDVNKKLSGAIANILETKLSVPKSRFYLKFYDTKGSNLGWNEATF; translated from the exons ATGATGCCGTGCTTGAACTTGTCGACTAAC GGATCTGTACCCATGGCATTTGGAGGAACAGAGCAGCCTGCTGCTTATGGGGAGCTGGTCTCCATTGGAGGTCTTAGCCCTGATGTCAATAAGAAGCTGAGTGGTGCTATTGCTAATATACTTGAGACTAAGCTGTCTGTACCAAAATCACGATTCTATCTCAAATTTTACGATACAAAG GGTTCCAACTTGGGCTGGAATGAAGCGACCTTCTAG